Proteins co-encoded in one Synechococcus elongatus PCC 6301 genomic window:
- the gltX gene encoding glutamate--tRNA ligase, with translation MSVRVRIAPSPTGNLHIGTARTAVFNWLFARRHQGQFILRIEDTDLERSRSEYTDNILTGLQWLGLNWDEGPFYQTQRLDLYKAAVQQLLDSGKAYRCYCTEAELEALRESQRARNEAPRYDNRHRDLTPEQEAAFQAEGREAVIRFRIDDDREIAWTDLVRDRVVWKGSDLGGDMVIARRSPAGTIGQPLYNLAVVVDDIDMTISHVIRGEDHIANTAKQILLYEALGAAVPEFAHTPLILNKEGRKLSKRDGVTSISDFQNLGYLPEAIANYMTLLGWSPVEGMDERFSLAEAATVFDFDRVNKAGAKFDWDKLNWLNSQVIKEKSASELVALLQPFWSKAGVDTAAYPAAWLEELATLLGPSLVTLTDIVGQSQLFFSQGIELQEDAIAQLGQAGSKAVLQQILEALPSEALTLEVAKGLIDQAVKAAGVKKGIGMRSLRAALMGSMQGPDLLTSWVLLHQAGQAQPRLQAAIAAAQG, from the coding sequence GTGTCAGTTCGCGTTCGCATTGCTCCTAGCCCCACCGGCAACCTCCACATTGGCACGGCCCGCACTGCCGTCTTCAACTGGTTGTTTGCGCGGCGGCATCAGGGCCAGTTCATCCTGCGCATCGAAGATACAGACCTCGAGCGATCGCGATCGGAATACACCGACAACATCCTGACCGGCCTCCAGTGGCTGGGCTTGAACTGGGACGAAGGCCCGTTCTACCAAACCCAGCGGCTCGACCTCTACAAAGCCGCCGTGCAGCAATTGCTCGACAGTGGCAAAGCCTATCGCTGCTACTGCACCGAAGCCGAACTGGAAGCCCTGCGCGAGTCGCAACGCGCCCGCAATGAAGCCCCGCGCTACGACAACCGCCACCGCGACCTGACGCCGGAGCAAGAAGCCGCATTTCAAGCCGAAGGCCGCGAGGCGGTGATTCGCTTCCGCATTGATGACGATCGCGAAATCGCTTGGACAGACTTAGTGCGCGATCGCGTCGTCTGGAAAGGCAGTGACCTCGGGGGCGACATGGTGATTGCCCGCCGCAGTCCCGCTGGCACGATCGGTCAGCCGCTCTACAACCTCGCGGTCGTGGTCGATGACATCGACATGACGATCAGCCACGTCATTCGCGGCGAAGACCACATCGCTAACACCGCCAAGCAAATCCTGCTCTACGAAGCGCTGGGTGCTGCGGTGCCCGAGTTTGCGCACACGCCACTGATCCTCAACAAGGAAGGCCGCAAACTCTCGAAGCGTGATGGCGTCACCTCCATCTCCGACTTCCAAAACTTGGGCTATCTGCCCGAGGCGATCGCCAACTACATGACCCTGTTGGGCTGGTCGCCCGTGGAAGGCATGGATGAGCGCTTTAGTCTGGCGGAGGCAGCGACCGTCTTTGACTTCGATCGCGTCAACAAAGCCGGTGCCAAATTCGACTGGGACAAACTCAACTGGCTCAACAGTCAGGTGATCAAGGAGAAATCCGCGAGTGAGTTGGTGGCACTGCTGCAACCGTTCTGGAGCAAGGCCGGGGTCGATACAGCAGCCTATCCTGCGGCTTGGCTGGAAGAATTGGCGACTCTCTTGGGTCCCAGCCTCGTGACCTTGACGGATATCGTCGGCCAAAGCCAGCTCTTCTTCAGTCAGGGGATCGAACTGCAAGAAGATGCGATCGCCCAACTGGGTCAAGCAGGCAGTAAAGCAGTGCTCCAGCAAATCCTTGAGGCACTCCCCAGCGAAGCCCTGACCCTCGAAGTTGCGAAAGGGCTGATCGATCAAGCGGTCAAAGCCGCCGGTGTCAAAAAAGGCATCGGTATGCGATCGCTGCGGGCAGCCCTGATGGGTTCGATGCAGGGGCCCGATCTGCTTACGAGCTGGGTGTTGCTGCATCAGGCGGGGCAAGCTCAACCGCGTCTTCAGGCTGCGATCGCGGCGGCTCAGGGCTAG
- a CDS encoding ATP-dependent nuclease translates to MSDKTKELRNKYNSKNRHKNFGPCLRKVHIEGFRGVQSADLELEFPITAISGLNGSGKSTVGQLAICAYKKPDKSMTYKRLYIKDFFPVSPADPKPISDSAKVVYFYETDDYQKPKEVTVSRVKSSWSGYKRQPERYCYYIGFTVYLPKVERRDLSVYAGVNLQFTEKRDIEAEVVKKMARIIGHKYENVAFQGVSHNGKESEVGIAYRLGYSYSENNMGLGEGRILYTIDKLESSPEQSLFILEEPETSLHESAQHEFAKYLLDVCNRRHHQIILSTHSSVIVNALPPESRKLMIRDEGGVDIRNKISSGQLRSILSSGHVRSLDICVEDNFAKVLLIEVIRMKRKALLKIVEIHAIGSTDAVREAVRILKKTGKKAIAVRDADIGPSEKEGLYSFPGNKPPEKEVFEHSAVKAFFKSKYDLDVEWFFQYKNVSDHHYYAKCIASEIASDESVIQTSAIEEYLKHVNNNFDYLIDAIEKELDNHN, encoded by the coding sequence ATGAGTGACAAAACTAAAGAATTAAGGAATAAATACAATTCCAAAAATCGCCACAAGAACTTTGGGCCTTGCCTTAGAAAGGTACATATTGAGGGCTTTCGAGGAGTTCAGTCGGCTGATCTTGAACTTGAATTCCCCATAACTGCTATTTCTGGGCTTAATGGATCGGGGAAGAGTACTGTTGGTCAACTAGCAATTTGTGCATATAAGAAGCCAGATAAATCTATGACCTACAAAAGGCTTTATATTAAGGATTTTTTTCCAGTTTCTCCAGCTGATCCAAAACCAATATCTGACAGTGCAAAAGTAGTTTATTTCTACGAGACTGACGATTACCAAAAGCCTAAGGAAGTTACAGTATCCCGAGTAAAATCATCTTGGTCGGGCTATAAAAGACAGCCTGAAAGGTATTGTTACTATATCGGATTTACCGTTTATTTGCCAAAAGTAGAACGTAGAGATTTAAGTGTTTATGCAGGCGTCAATCTTCAATTTACTGAAAAACGAGATATTGAAGCAGAAGTTGTAAAAAAAATGGCCAGAATCATAGGTCATAAATATGAAAATGTAGCATTCCAAGGAGTATCCCACAACGGTAAAGAGTCAGAAGTAGGTATAGCTTACAGACTTGGATATTCTTACTCAGAAAATAATATGGGTTTGGGCGAAGGACGTATTCTATATACTATAGATAAGCTTGAGAGTTCGCCAGAGCAAAGTCTTTTTATCCTTGAAGAGCCAGAAACCTCACTTCATGAAAGCGCTCAGCATGAATTTGCAAAGTATCTTCTGGACGTATGTAATAGGCGACATCATCAAATAATACTTTCAACTCATTCTAGTGTGATTGTTAATGCTCTACCTCCTGAGTCGAGAAAATTGATGATCAGAGATGAGGGTGGCGTTGATATTAGAAACAAGATTTCCTCAGGTCAATTACGATCTATCTTGTCTTCTGGTCACGTGCGATCACTGGATATATGTGTCGAAGATAATTTTGCAAAGGTTTTATTGATAGAAGTTATACGCATGAAACGAAAAGCTCTGCTCAAAATAGTAGAAATTCATGCTATTGGAAGCACAGATGCAGTTCGCGAAGCTGTACGTATTCTTAAAAAAACAGGAAAGAAAGCAATTGCTGTTAGAGATGCAGATATTGGGCCTTCAGAGAAAGAAGGCTTATATTCCTTTCCAGGTAATAAGCCTCCGGAAAAAGAGGTTTTTGAGCATTCTGCGGTTAAGGCCTTTTTTAAGTCAAAGTATGATTTAGATGTTGAATGGTTTTTTCAATATAAGAACGTTTCTGATCATCATTACTATGCTAAGTGTATTGCTTCTGAAATTGCTTCAGATGAGAGTGTAATTCAGACTTCAGCGATTGAAGAGTATCTTAAACATGTCAATAACAATTTTGATTATTTGATTGATGCTATTGAAAAGGAATTAGACAATCACAATTAA
- a CDS encoding Hsp20/alpha crystallin family protein, translated as MALVRFSPLYEFDRELGTLQRQMSRFLQPWPWTEAELKELSFAPAVEVKETDAAIELRVELPGIDPKDLDLQVTAEAVVLKGERRSEDRSEAEGVLRTEFRYGAFERVIPLPAQVKNTEAQADYQNGILVLTLPKRDEELHKVVKVDLGHLAAAPVAAEACER; from the coding sequence ATGGCACTCGTTCGATTCAGTCCGCTCTACGAATTTGATCGTGAATTGGGCACCCTCCAACGGCAGATGAGCCGCTTCTTACAGCCGTGGCCTTGGACCGAAGCAGAACTGAAAGAGTTGAGTTTTGCACCAGCGGTTGAGGTCAAGGAAACGGATGCAGCGATCGAACTTCGGGTTGAGTTGCCAGGGATTGATCCGAAGGATCTCGACCTGCAAGTCACTGCTGAAGCCGTTGTTCTCAAAGGCGAACGCCGCAGCGAAGACCGGAGCGAAGCTGAAGGTGTGCTGCGCACTGAGTTCCGCTATGGCGCCTTTGAACGGGTGATTCCATTGCCCGCTCAGGTCAAAAACACCGAAGCACAAGCCGATTATCAAAACGGCATCTTGGTGCTGACGCTACCGAAACGCGACGAAGAGTTGCACAAAGTCGTCAAGGTCGATCTGGGCCACCTCGCCGCAGCGCCGGTTGCTGCTGAAGCTTGCGAGCGATAG
- a CDS encoding SDR family NAD(P)-dependent oxidoreductase codes for MALVLLLQNILLTSAIALWRCRGQRLQLGEWIQADLSELAGVETVARAIGEDCLDALLYMGGTWETHAFTPQYDFESCSDEDIARVIAVNLVAPIRLVKVLLPALRRSHNPKIVFMGALSGRDNFPAREVANSASKFGLRGVVHALREELRSQQIGVTVINPGNVGTPEVLADLAAANLTGGEAIPLSDLLAILDCVLSLARATRI; via the coding sequence GTGGCATTGGTCTTGCTGTTGCAGAACATTTTATTAACCAGTGCGATCGCCTTGTGGCGGTGTCGCGGACAGCGGCTCCAGTTGGGGGAATGGATTCAAGCGGATTTATCGGAGTTGGCCGGAGTTGAAACGGTAGCTCGAGCGATCGGGGAGGATTGCCTCGATGCACTGCTGTACATGGGCGGAACTTGGGAAACCCATGCTTTTACACCGCAATATGACTTTGAAAGCTGTTCGGATGAGGATATTGCGCGGGTAATTGCGGTCAATCTTGTTGCGCCGATTCGCTTGGTGAAAGTCTTACTGCCTGCACTGCGGCGATCGCATAATCCCAAAATCGTTTTTATGGGCGCTCTCTCGGGTCGAGATAATTTTCCTGCAAGAGAGGTTGCTAACAGTGCGTCGAAGTTTGGGCTGCGGGGAGTTGTTCACGCCTTACGGGAAGAATTGCGATCGCAGCAGATTGGGGTCACGGTGATTAATCCGGGAAATGTGGGTACCCCAGAAGTGTTAGCGGATCTCGCAGCAGCTAATCTGACAGGTGGTGAGGCGATTCCCCTGAGTGATCTTCTAGCGATTCTTGACTGTGTTCTTTCTTTAGCGCGAGCAACCCGTATCTAA
- a CDS encoding GNAT family N-acetyltransferase produces the protein MSTLINNAESVQIRPLQYRDLTWLEPYWQSDCSGGISWDTLQRWFPRLKLLSTFPNPARHLAAIAVAESGQKPCGAIQISPFNHSRSTWRIDRVLALLPSLSEGQSLTLAQDVGIRLLRHCLETVWEARTWVGEVDSSDQSLIALYRQTGFQPLAQLNHWSLSPAQLATLAQREPDLPNLLPVSNVDAGLLYQLDTVSMPPLLRQTFDRHVDDFRISLLRRWSIGFWQWLNGHHRCSGYVFEPQRKAAIAYFHLQIAEDSSQNHVARLTVHPAYTWLYPELIAHMARLLASCPAADLHLSSADYQPEREEYLKQIGAEHQGQRLLMARSVWHKLRETRFVSLEGLQLADVFNGLQPGRAPAPGRIGSTAPVPIRTRNAEPLLSTGWDLPPVL, from the coding sequence ATGTCAACTCTGATCAACAACGCTGAATCAGTGCAAATTCGGCCGCTCCAATACCGTGATCTAACCTGGCTAGAACCCTACTGGCAGAGCGATTGCAGTGGTGGCATCAGTTGGGATACGCTGCAGCGCTGGTTCCCGCGGCTCAAGCTTCTCAGCACCTTCCCCAATCCGGCCCGTCATCTGGCGGCGATCGCCGTTGCGGAATCGGGCCAAAAACCCTGCGGCGCGATTCAAATCAGTCCGTTTAACCACAGCCGCAGCACTTGGCGGATCGATCGCGTCTTGGCACTCCTCCCAAGCCTCAGCGAGGGCCAGTCGCTCACTCTGGCCCAAGATGTAGGCATTCGCCTACTGCGTCACTGCCTCGAAACGGTGTGGGAAGCCCGCACTTGGGTGGGTGAGGTTGACAGCAGCGATCAATCGCTGATTGCTCTCTATCGCCAAACCGGATTTCAGCCCCTCGCTCAGCTCAACCACTGGAGCTTGTCGCCTGCGCAGTTAGCAACCTTGGCGCAGCGTGAGCCGGATCTCCCCAATCTGTTGCCCGTCAGCAATGTCGATGCGGGGCTGCTCTACCAGCTCGACACGGTATCGATGCCACCGCTGTTGCGGCAAACCTTCGATCGCCACGTCGATGACTTCCGGATTAGTTTGCTGCGCCGCTGGAGTATTGGCTTTTGGCAGTGGCTGAATGGCCACCATCGTTGCAGTGGCTATGTGTTTGAACCGCAGCGCAAAGCCGCGATCGCCTATTTCCATCTGCAGATTGCCGAAGACAGCAGCCAGAATCACGTGGCTCGTTTGACGGTGCATCCGGCCTACACCTGGCTCTATCCCGAGTTGATTGCCCACATGGCCCGCCTGTTGGCCTCCTGTCCGGCTGCTGACTTGCACCTCTCCTCGGCGGACTACCAGCCGGAGCGGGAGGAATACCTCAAACAAATTGGTGCGGAACATCAAGGCCAACGCTTACTGATGGCGCGATCGGTTTGGCACAAGCTGCGGGAAACGCGCTTCGTCTCGCTAGAAGGCCTGCAGCTAGCCGATGTCTTCAATGGCTTACAGCCAGGACGTGCTCCTGCCCCCGGTCGGATTGGCAGCACCGCTCCCGTTCCGATTCGGACTCGCAATGCAGAACCGCTGCTGAGCACGGGTTGGGATCTACCGCCCGTCCTGTAA
- a CDS encoding cation:proton antiporter: MDSGLDTTLLLIVTVAAGIAAQVLASWAKLPGIVFLLLTGLLLGPDGLNWVQPEQLGEGLETLVSLSVALILFEGGLSLDLRNLLQVSGSLRNLITLGAGITILGGAIAAHRFSEFPWPLAFLYGAIVVVTGPTVTTPLLRQVQADPKVSTLLEGEGVLIDPIGAIVAVVVLNFVLSGSQDVGLVLEGLILRLVVGAIAGSVGGGLLALFLRQVRFLSEELRTLVVLAALWAIFGAAQAVVSEAGLLAVVIAGLLLRAVAIPDLEAIKTFKGQLTTLAISILFVLLAADLSIASLFALGWGGPLTVLALMLLVRPLSIGLCTWGSDLNWAQKAFLSWIAPRGIISASVASLFAILLTDRGLAGGAAIKAQVFLTILMTVFLQGLSAKTVAKKLGVLDRPEQIVLVGDDLELRLLAILLEQNKQPHQAIATVPEEPDWESESITLLLGRDQSTPAEQTGLTVVDLCPLDDRAHLYSTQISADLWQQRLQEQRCELFQIELSDRQAVQQWQQALEADRILPLLHQRGEGWELALLPAVAETGDRFWGLSRDRQLALDEIEWQDWPADWSSSPEPPRSQPEDAVELAPPDAATPSS, encoded by the coding sequence ATGGATTCTGGACTCGACACCACCCTCCTGCTGATTGTGACCGTGGCTGCGGGTATTGCCGCGCAGGTCTTGGCCAGTTGGGCGAAGTTGCCGGGAATTGTCTTCCTGTTGCTGACTGGCTTGCTGCTCGGCCCCGATGGCTTGAACTGGGTGCAGCCTGAGCAGTTGGGGGAAGGGCTAGAGACCCTAGTCAGCCTCAGTGTGGCGCTGATCCTGTTTGAAGGTGGACTTAGCCTTGATCTGCGCAACCTCCTACAGGTATCGGGTAGCCTGCGCAATCTGATCACGCTGGGCGCGGGTATCACGATTCTGGGCGGTGCGATCGCAGCTCATCGCTTCAGTGAGTTTCCTTGGCCGCTGGCCTTCCTCTACGGCGCGATCGTCGTTGTGACTGGCCCGACGGTGACGACACCGCTGCTGCGGCAAGTGCAAGCAGACCCCAAGGTCTCGACCCTGCTAGAAGGCGAAGGCGTCCTGATCGATCCGATCGGCGCGATCGTGGCTGTGGTGGTTCTCAACTTTGTCCTGAGCGGCAGTCAGGATGTGGGGTTGGTGCTGGAAGGACTGATCCTGCGGCTCGTCGTTGGGGCGATCGCGGGCAGTGTGGGTGGCGGACTGCTGGCACTGTTCCTCCGCCAAGTCCGTTTTCTCTCCGAGGAATTACGAACCCTCGTCGTCTTAGCCGCACTCTGGGCGATCTTTGGGGCAGCTCAAGCCGTTGTCAGTGAGGCGGGATTGCTGGCGGTGGTGATTGCGGGTTTGTTGCTGCGGGCTGTGGCGATTCCCGACTTGGAGGCGATTAAGACCTTCAAGGGACAGCTAACGACCCTAGCGATCTCGATTCTGTTTGTCTTGCTGGCAGCGGATCTCTCGATCGCGAGTCTATTTGCCTTGGGGTGGGGCGGCCCTTTGACTGTGTTGGCGCTGATGTTGCTGGTGCGCCCGCTCAGCATTGGCCTCTGCACTTGGGGCAGCGATCTGAATTGGGCGCAAAAGGCGTTTCTGAGCTGGATTGCGCCGCGTGGGATTATTTCCGCTTCGGTGGCCTCGCTGTTTGCGATTCTACTGACCGATCGCGGCTTAGCCGGTGGCGCAGCGATTAAGGCGCAGGTCTTTTTAACGATTTTGATGACGGTCTTCTTGCAAGGACTTTCAGCCAAGACCGTGGCGAAAAAGCTCGGTGTTTTGGATCGACCCGAGCAAATTGTTCTGGTTGGCGATGACCTCGAGCTACGACTGCTCGCCATCTTGTTGGAGCAAAACAAGCAGCCTCACCAAGCGATCGCTACCGTCCCAGAGGAACCTGACTGGGAGAGCGAGAGCATCACGCTGCTACTCGGTCGCGATCAGTCCACTCCTGCGGAGCAGACAGGGCTGACCGTGGTGGATCTCTGCCCACTCGACGATCGCGCCCATCTCTACAGCACCCAGATCAGTGCTGACCTTTGGCAGCAACGGTTACAGGAGCAGCGCTGTGAACTATTCCAAATTGAGCTGAGCGATCGCCAAGCCGTGCAGCAGTGGCAACAGGCGCTGGAAGCTGATCGGATTTTGCCCTTGCTGCACCAACGGGGGGAAGGCTGGGAACTCGCCCTTTTACCCGCCGTGGCGGAAACCGGCGATCGCTTTTGGGGATTGAGTCGCGATCGCCAGTTAGCGCTGGACGAGATTGAGTGGCAGGACTGGCCTGCCGATTGGTCGTCTAGCCCTGAGCCGCCGCGATCGCAGCCTGAAGACGCGGTTGAGCTTGCCCCGCCTGATGCAGCAACACCCAGCTCGTAA
- a CDS encoding YqeG family HAD IIIA-type phosphatase, with amino-acid sequence MTRDHLLQPDLVVPGSILQLQAEPLLAAGLQGLILDVDETLVPTMSREISEELRHWIAEMKQSFSLWLVSNNLSQSRIGAIAAALDLPYFLAARKPSRRKIRQAAEEMGLDLERVGVVGDRLFTDVLAGNRLGVFTVLVEPMVLPSSLPRSHWWRNLEVQISRVLGAKLHPSPLPTRGMLSKS; translated from the coding sequence ATGACCCGAGATCATCTCCTTCAGCCCGACTTGGTCGTGCCCGGTTCGATTTTGCAGTTGCAGGCTGAGCCGCTGCTGGCCGCAGGTCTGCAGGGGTTGATCTTGGATGTCGATGAAACGCTGGTACCGACGATGAGCCGCGAGATCTCTGAGGAGCTGCGGCACTGGATTGCGGAAATGAAGCAGTCCTTCTCGCTCTGGTTAGTCAGCAACAACCTGAGTCAGTCGCGGATTGGCGCGATCGCTGCCGCTTTGGACTTGCCTTACTTTCTGGCCGCTCGCAAGCCCTCTCGCCGCAAGATTCGTCAGGCGGCAGAAGAAATGGGACTGGATCTCGAACGCGTTGGCGTCGTGGGCGATCGCCTGTTCACCGACGTTTTGGCGGGCAACCGCCTCGGGGTGTTTACCGTACTGGTGGAGCCGATGGTCTTGCCCTCATCGCTGCCCCGGAGTCATTGGTGGCGCAACCTTGAGGTGCAGATTTCACGGGTACTCGGGGCCAAACTCCATCCCAGCCCTCTGCCGACTCGCGGGATGTTAAGTAAATCTTAG
- a CDS encoding DUF3727 domain-containing protein, giving the protein MEDVPTLLVQDDAGRTLLCDLEHLVPIDGQEYALLMPVDTPVSLFAWDGEDEDEPPRLVEDESEVEAVWPTASAVLQEQNLTLINSAVTLTVEGELPDLEDEDEESDFEEDEEVEEEFIHLVSFYHEEQEYSFFVPLEPIYVVARLVDGEAKLLTPEEFEAIEERLTAELDERMA; this is encoded by the coding sequence ATGGAAGACGTCCCCACGCTCTTAGTTCAGGATGACGCTGGCCGAACGCTGCTCTGCGATCTAGAGCATCTCGTGCCGATCGATGGGCAAGAGTACGCCTTGCTCATGCCAGTTGACACGCCGGTTTCCCTGTTCGCTTGGGATGGCGAAGATGAGGACGAGCCACCTCGTTTGGTAGAAGACGAATCAGAAGTTGAGGCGGTTTGGCCAACGGCCAGCGCTGTTTTGCAAGAGCAGAACCTGACGCTGATTAACTCTGCAGTCACCCTCACCGTCGAAGGTGAACTTCCCGATCTCGAAGATGAAGACGAAGAGTCAGACTTCGAAGAAGACGAGGAAGTGGAAGAAGAATTCATCCATTTAGTCAGCTTCTACCACGAGGAGCAGGAGTATTCCTTCTTCGTGCCCCTTGAGCCGATCTACGTCGTGGCACGGCTAGTTGATGGCGAAGCGAAGCTGCTGACGCCGGAAGAGTTTGAGGCGATCGAGGAACGCCTAACCGCCGAACTCGATGAGCGGATGGCTTAA
- a CDS encoding F420-0:Gamma-glutamyl ligase — protein MTSQQVQEGAVPLLEGLIGVGIAIAAIGVGLEVQYQRREGNKLEVTNGQWQTDRSPGRLQLTGRIELINRTRKLEIMVPELVAKAKLLSKQSLEGIRWQTRVVPEHEDAAARANDYWFAYIVKKRTTIRVELDIEGPEDAIAALESAWLQLRYVTYGPQGRIPRRKHIVLALKELELDTAPTWRSLSQTDRLPIKTHLLTPQDDPVEVVKRYVLPYSQPGDLLAIGETPLAIMQERFRHPRDIKPGWVARHVCYYFQPTSSLATAVGLQTLVDAVGPWRVFGAFLGGVLLRLVGKRGGFYILAGEQARLIDDVTGSLPPYDQFVVLGPQDPQAVVDRIERETGLKTAIVDVNDLKAVKILAASAGLPTAVLESALRDNPAGNADEQTPIVLVRPR, from the coding sequence TTGACATCGCAGCAAGTTCAAGAGGGTGCCGTGCCACTGCTGGAAGGACTGATTGGAGTCGGAATCGCGATCGCCGCGATCGGGGTTGGCCTCGAAGTGCAGTACCAACGGCGTGAGGGCAACAAACTCGAAGTCACCAACGGTCAGTGGCAGACCGATCGCAGTCCGGGTCGCTTGCAGTTGACCGGCCGGATTGAGCTGATCAACCGCACTCGCAAGCTGGAAATTATGGTGCCGGAGCTGGTTGCCAAAGCGAAGTTACTGTCCAAGCAAAGTCTGGAAGGGATTCGTTGGCAAACGCGGGTTGTGCCGGAGCACGAAGATGCGGCAGCCCGTGCCAATGACTACTGGTTTGCCTACATCGTCAAAAAACGCACCACAATTCGTGTCGAACTAGACATTGAAGGGCCAGAAGACGCGATCGCAGCCTTGGAATCGGCTTGGCTGCAACTGCGCTACGTCACCTATGGCCCCCAGGGGCGAATTCCGCGCCGTAAACACATCGTCTTGGCGCTGAAAGAACTGGAACTCGATACCGCGCCAACTTGGCGATCGCTCTCCCAAACTGATCGTCTGCCGATTAAAACCCATCTGCTGACGCCGCAGGACGATCCAGTTGAGGTCGTCAAACGCTACGTCTTGCCCTACAGTCAGCCCGGCGACCTGCTGGCGATCGGCGAAACACCGCTGGCGATTATGCAGGAGCGCTTCCGTCATCCCCGCGATATCAAACCCGGCTGGGTGGCGCGCCACGTCTGCTACTACTTCCAACCGACATCCAGCTTGGCGACGGCAGTGGGACTGCAAACGCTGGTCGATGCGGTCGGACCGTGGCGGGTGTTCGGGGCGTTCCTCGGTGGCGTCTTGCTGCGGTTGGTTGGCAAACGTGGCGGCTTCTACATCCTTGCCGGTGAACAAGCGCGGCTGATTGATGATGTGACTGGCAGCTTGCCGCCCTACGATCAATTTGTGGTGCTGGGACCACAAGATCCGCAAGCGGTTGTCGATCGAATTGAACGAGAAACTGGCCTGAAAACAGCGATCGTCGATGTCAATGACCTGAAAGCGGTGAAGATTTTGGCGGCGAGTGCTGGGTTACCAACCGCTGTTCTGGAATCCGCTTTGCGCGACAATCCGGCTGGCAATGCCGATGAGCAAACGCCGATTGTGTTGGTGCGGCCTCGCTAG
- the ruvX gene encoding Holliday junction resolvase RuvX — protein sequence MPYYAALGLDVGRRRIGVAGCDRLGITVQGLTTIVRRDFASDVAAISAIAKERQVELLVIGLPYSMDGSLGSQAKQTQRFATRLSKALQLPITYVDERLTSFEAEEMIKAVGRSPSRDKGAIDRKAAALILQQWLDEQREPRRFGSTQH from the coding sequence ATGCCTTACTACGCTGCCTTGGGCCTCGATGTGGGTCGCCGCCGCATTGGGGTGGCGGGTTGCGATCGCCTCGGGATTACTGTGCAAGGACTGACCACGATCGTCCGGCGCGATTTTGCCAGTGATGTCGCCGCGATCAGTGCGATCGCCAAAGAACGGCAGGTGGAACTGCTGGTGATTGGTTTGCCCTACTCGATGGATGGCAGCCTCGGTTCGCAAGCCAAGCAGACGCAACGCTTTGCCACCCGTTTGAGTAAGGCGCTGCAACTGCCGATTACGTACGTCGATGAGCGGCTGACCTCCTTTGAAGCCGAAGAGATGATCAAGGCTGTAGGGCGATCGCCCTCTCGTGATAAAGGCGCGATCGATCGCAAGGCAGCTGCGCTGATTCTGCAACAATGGTTGGACGAGCAGCGGGAGCCCCGCCGCTTCGGTTCCACTCAACACTGA